ACGACGCCTCCACCCGCCTGTACCGGCAGACCGCGGAATGGTTCTCGGCAGCAGGCGTCCATTGCCGGCCCCGCATCGAACTCAACTACAACGACGCGATCCGCACGCTGGTCGCCGCCGGCTACGGAGCGGCGCTGCTGCCGCAGGAGTCGTACGAGGCCACGCGCGACCCGCGCATCGCCATCCGCCCGCTCCGCCCGGCGCTGTGGCGACAGCTCGGCCTCGCTGTGAGCGACCGGGGGGCCAGCGGGCCGACGCGTTTCGTGCTGGAGGCGTTGCTGCCGGAGAAGGGCCCGGCAGCGTGAGCCGGCACTGAATGCCGTTCGCTGGGCGGCGATGGCAACGGGGCGAAACACCGGACAGCTACCGGGCGCCAGCACGGCGTTGCCGGTGGATACTGCGCACCGCCGCCTCTTCAGCAGCCCTCCTCCACCCGCTTTTCTGCCCCCTGCTTTTCCAGCCTTTTCATGGACCATCCGCTCACATCGCCCACTCCACGCCATCGCGCCGTGCTGTTGGCAGGCATCGCCCTCTGCATCGCCCTGGGACTGGCCTCGCGCCGGTGGCCCGGCGTGCTGTTTCCCGAAGCGCTGGGCAAGTACCCCGGCGATGCGCTGTGGGCGCTGATGGTGATGTTCGGCTGGGCCTGCCTCTGGCCGCGCATGGCCCCGGGCCGGCTGGCCCTGCTGGCGCTGGCGACCTCGTTCGCGGTGGAGTTCTCGCAGCGGTACCAGGCGCCGTGGATCAACGCGATCCGCAGCACCACGCCGGGCCACCTGGTACTGGGATCGCGGTTCAACACGATGGACCTGGCGGCCTATGCCGTGGGCGTGGCGGTCGGCCTGGGGCTCGACATGCTTTACCGGGCCTGGCTGCGCCGAAGGACTGAGAGCCAAGCGGCACGTCCCGATTGAGCGGCCGGGAGGCCCTGCGCAAAGGCCCCTGCCCGTCCGGATGCCCGCAAGCCTGGCTCACTCAGTCGAACAGCCCCGGCGTCATCGGCCCCTGGCGGGCCACCGGCGCGTCGCGCGCGGCCTGCTCGGTCAGCAGGTTACCCACGCGCACGCCCAGCAGCCGCAGCCGCTTGTCCAGCGGCACACGCTTGAGGCACTGCCCGGCCGCCCGGCGGATGGTGGCCGCGTCCTGCGTGGGGTGGTCGATGGTGAGGTCGCGCGTGGCGATCTTGAAGTCGTCGTAGCGCAGCTTGATGCCGATGGTCTTGCCCACGTAGCCCTTGCGCTGCAGGTCGCCGGCCACGCGCTCGCACAGGTCAGTGAAGATGCGACCCAGTTCGGCGCGGTCGCGCACGGCGTGCAGGTCGCGGTCGAAGGTGGTCTCGCGGCTCATGGAGACGGGCTCGCTTTCGGTGACCACGGGGCGGTCGTCGCGGCCCCAGGCGGCATCGTGCAGCCAGGCGCCGCTGGCCTTGCCGAAGTGGCGCACCAGCCAGTCGCGCGGGCGCGCGGCCAGCTCGCCCACCGTGTGGATGCCATGGGACTGCAGCTTGGCGTCGGCCTTGGGGCCGATGCCGTTGATCTTGCGGCAGGCCAGCGGCCAGACCCGGGTTTCCAGGTCGCCCTCGTGGACGACGGAAATGCCGTTGGGCTTGTTGAACTCGCTGGCCATCTTGGCCAGGAGCTTGTTGGGCGCCACGCCGATCGAGCAGGTCAGGCCGGTGGCGTCGAGGATGCTTTTCTGGATGAGCCGCGCGAGCGACCAGCCGCCGTCGCGCTGGCCGCCCGGCACGTGCGTGAAGTCGATGTACACCTCGTCCACGCCGCGGTCTTCCATGACGGGCGCGATGGACACGATCACCTCCTTGAACATCCGCGAAAAGCGCCGGTACGAGGGAAAGTCCACCGGCAGCAGGATGGCCTGGGGACACAGGCGCGCGGCCTTCATGAGCCCCATGGCCGAGCCCACGCCGAACTGCCGCGCAGGGTAGGTGGCGGTGGTGATGACGCCCCGCCCCACATAGTCCTTGAGTAGCGGGAAGGCCGCGACGGGAATCTCCGCCTCGCGGCCGGCGTACTCGGCCACCAGGGCCTCGTCCTGCGCCCGCCGGCCACCACCGATGACGGCGGGCAACCCTTTGAGCTGCGGGTAGCGCAGCAACTCCACCGAGGCATAGAACGCGTCCATGTCCAAGTGGGCGATGCGGCGTAGCAGGGGTGCGGCGGGCTCTTCGGGGGCGGTCACGTCCGCCATTGTCCACGCGCTCCCCGGCAGTTGCGTGGGCCCGGCGGGATGCTCCCGCAAGCGCCTGCGCGACGGGCGATCAGCGCACGCGCAGCGCGCCCGGCTGGCCGTGGCCGGCCAGGCGGAACACGGCCACCGTGTCCACCAGTTGCTGCGCCTGTGCCTTGAGGCTTTCGGCCGCGGCGGCGCTTTCCTCCACCAGCGCCGCATTCTGCTGCGTGACCTGGTCCATCTGGCTCACGGCCTCGCCGACCTGGGACACGCCCGAGCTCTGCTCGGCGGTGGCGGCACTGATCTCGCTCACGATGTCGCTCACGCGCTGGATCGACGACACGATCTCGCTCATCGTGGTGCCGGCCTCGTCCACCAGGGCGGTGCCGCGCTCGACGCGCTCCACGCTGTCGGTGATGAGGGCCTTGATCTCCTTGGCGGCGTCTGCCGAGCGTCCAGCCAGGCTGCGCACTTCGCTGGCCACCACGGCGAAGCCCCGGCCCTGCTCGCCGGCGCGGGCAGCTTCCACGGCCGCGTTCAGCGCCAGGATATTGGTCTGGAAGGCGATGGAGTCGATCACGCTGATGATGTCGGCGATGCGGCGCGAGCTGTCGTTGATGCCCTTCATGGTCTGCACGACCTGCCCCACCACCTCGCCGCCGCGCACTGCCACGCCGGAGGCGCTGCGTGCCAGCTGGTTGGCCTGCTGCGCACTGTCGGCGTTGTGCTGCACGGTCGAGCCCAGCTCTTCCATCGACGCGGCGGTTTCTTCCAGCGAACTGGCCTGCTCTTCGGTGCGCTGGCTCAGGTCGGCATTGCCCTGCGCGATCTGCACGCTGGCGTTGGCCACGCTTTCGGCATTGCCACGCACCGAATCCACCACCGCGCTCAACCGGTCGTTCATGGTGGCCAGGGCCTGCAGCAGGCGCGCGATCTCGTCGCGGCCCTCGGTGCGCACGCTGGTGCTCAGGTCGCCCTGCGCCACGGCCTCGGCCAGTTGCACGGCCACGGCCACCGAGCGCGTGGTGGCGCGGGTGACGATCCACATCACCCAGGCCGCCAGCGCGGCCAGCAGGGCCACGGCGGTCACCATCAGCAGCATGTCGCGGCGCAGCGCCTGGATCCGGGTGCCCAGCGTGTCGCTCAGCACGTCGAACGACACCGCCACGAGCGCGAACTGGGTGTCGATGATGCGGGTCATCTGCGCCACCCACTGCGTGGAAGGCATCGACAAGGTGGCCGCCTGCACGATGTTGTCGTCCGCGAGCTTGAAGCCCTCTTCCGCCGCCGCCAGCGCGGCCTTGCGTGCGGCTTCCACTTGCGGCGGCAGTTTGCCGCCCGAGGCCAGTTCCAGCGTCTTGCGGGCATCGCCGTAATGCTGACGGGCCCGGTCGGCCAGGGTTTCGATGCGCGCGCGCTCTTCGGGCGATGCGTCGCCGCGTGCGAGCACCAAGGCCCCGCGCGCCCGC
This region of Acidovorax sp. GBBC 1281 genomic DNA includes:
- a CDS encoding ribosomal maturation YjgA family protein encodes the protein MLLAGIALCIALGLASRRWPGVLFPEALGKYPGDALWALMVMFGWACLWPRMAPGRLALLALATSFAVEFSQRYQAPWINAIRSTTPGHLVLGSRFNTMDLAAYAVGVAVGLGLDMLYRAWLRRRTESQAARPD
- a CDS encoding DNA polymerase Y family protein, coding for MADVTAPEEPAAPLLRRIAHLDMDAFYASVELLRYPQLKGLPAVIGGGRRAQDEALVAEYAGREAEIPVAAFPLLKDYVGRGVITTATYPARQFGVGSAMGLMKAARLCPQAILLPVDFPSYRRFSRMFKEVIVSIAPVMEDRGVDEVYIDFTHVPGGQRDGGWSLARLIQKSILDATGLTCSIGVAPNKLLAKMASEFNKPNGISVVHEGDLETRVWPLACRKINGIGPKADAKLQSHGIHTVGELAARPRDWLVRHFGKASGAWLHDAAWGRDDRPVVTESEPVSMSRETTFDRDLHAVRDRAELGRIFTDLCERVAGDLQRKGYVGKTIGIKLRYDDFKIATRDLTIDHPTQDAATIRRAAGQCLKRVPLDKRLRLLGVRVGNLLTEQAARDAPVARQGPMTPGLFD
- a CDS encoding methyl-accepting chemotaxis protein, producing the protein MTHWINNLRISRKFLLIGALAFFMFAIPTTLLVHLNWDTLRTVERENLGIAPAKELLKLVQLTQQHRGLSAAFLGGDAALNTPRQAKQSEVEAAIVRAQAAAAGLQDRELSARLDALAGEWRTLVAGVGSKSVTGAQSNARHAALVAGELGLIDDVANSSGISLDSEPASYFLQRAALNHLPHLTESLGQMRARGALVLARGDASPEERARIETLADRARQHYGDARKTLELASGGKLPPQVEAARKAALAAAEEGFKLADDNIVQAATLSMPSTQWVAQMTRIIDTQFALVAVSFDVLSDTLGTRIQALRRDMLLMVTAVALLAALAAWVMWIVTRATTRSVAVAVQLAEAVAQGDLSTSVRTEGRDEIARLLQALATMNDRLSAVVDSVRGNAESVANASVQIAQGNADLSQRTEEQASSLEETAASMEELGSTVQHNADSAQQANQLARSASGVAVRGGEVVGQVVQTMKGINDSSRRIADIISVIDSIAFQTNILALNAAVEAARAGEQGRGFAVVASEVRSLAGRSADAAKEIKALITDSVERVERGTALVDEAGTTMSEIVSSIQRVSDIVSEISAATAEQSSGVSQVGEAVSQMDQVTQQNAALVEESAAAAESLKAQAQQLVDTVAVFRLAGHGQPGALRVR